A region of the Sminthopsis crassicaudata isolate SCR6 chromosome 6, ASM4859323v1, whole genome shotgun sequence genome:
ttatatcaataaatcataCTAGTAGTAAATTCACAGGGCTGCTTTGACTATCAAAAGATTTGTCTCTACAATaaagtatttaattaattataataattttcagaAAGAATAGGATTGATGAGTATTTTTTTAGATCTCTAGATTTCAGGAAATTGTTCCCAGATACACCAATGCACAGAAATCACTCTCTGTAATTCTTCCTTTCATATTATTaagcagaaaaaaagtttctccCCACAATGTAAAGTGTTGCTCCTTTAGACCATAGTAATTAGTCACTTTTAATAACTGCTGGGCATGTTTACTTGGACAAAGGGATGTCATGACATGACAGATTCCTTCtaccaatttttgtttttgaggtgATGGTGTAATTGCTGTTCTTGGGGGAGATGAGCTCAAAAAAGGCTGTGCTTATAAATCCAGGTCTGACCAGCCCCACAGAGCATACAGAAGCAAACttgtacaaacacacacacacacacacacacacacacacacacacacacacacactcaaaattGTAGCCACTTCTTTGGCAGCACAGATCAGACTGGTGAGTAACTTTACATTTTTGTCACAGAGATCAGACTGCTAGAACTCTCACCTAagggaaggaattatttttttcagtatttgggATGCAGAAGAGACCTTGACGCCTCAGTAGGGATTATTCCCTTTGTAGATTACAGCAGGGGCATATTAGATTTTCTTCAGCACTTTTCTGGTACCTCTGTTTTATCTCCCCACTTAAGTGGTTCTGACCAGGTTAAAGGGAGTGATGGAGATGCAGTGCTGAGCTGGTTATGATTCAGGACACTGGCAGATTCTGCACTGAAACACTTCTGGGAGAAAACGATATCCTGGTTGTTCCCTTTCTCAATTTATCAGGAAAGGAGTTAGAACTTATGAATCTGAGCTCAACTTAGGAGAAGGAGAAGCTCTAATCTCTGATTCAGGCTGAATGTGTGAGAAAAGTCACTGTGAGCTGTGCAAGGTCAGAGTCCATCTGAAGGTGCTTTGGCAGAGCATTCTGGGCTTAGACCCCTGGCTGCTGCACACAGGGGCTTCAGGCCCTTCTCCTGTGACCCCCATGCTTTCTTCCCTCACACAGGTGGCTGGACTGGAAATAATGTGGATTCCAGTCTTGGAGGTCCTGTGAGGGTCTGAACCCTTTCTCTCTGTCAGAGAATTATGGAGCATAAAAGAAGTCAGATAAGTTGACTAAAATCACCCATTTTATATGTGAGGTAACTGAGGTCAAGGGaactatgtgattttttttcacagtcaAAGGAAGTTATTGGGGTTACATTTCAGTGCCTTGGCTCTCTGCCTGCTTTTTAGCTCCTTCTCCTGTCCTCTTCTCCTCCCTGGTTGTCCTTTGTGCTTGTTTGATTTCAATGTAGCTTTTAGTATTTGATTAACTGGAAGGTACTCtcaatgttatttttcttcctttcttcctgtctttcctttttctttattcttttataggAATCTAACTTCTGTCACTCTTGTAATCAAGAGTTAATTTAGAATCAAGCACTTCCTACATTTTAATTATTGTTGAGGCAAGTAGGATTAactgatttacccagggtcacaaagctagaaactattaaatgtctgaatttgaactcaagtcctcctgacttcagcaccagttctctatccactgagccatctggATGACCTgaattccttaatttttaaatgtattttttactaACTGGAAAAAGCAATTAGTTCTCTTCCTAAATGCCTCAGGTGCCCTGGATGCCCATGAATCATGGTAAAGTGGCAAGGACATTCAAATGAGAAGCAATGGACTTTGGGGGCACAGAAATGTATCTGACAGAAACAGGGAATGTATTCTGCAATGCAAAGAAAtacaatatagttttacattttcttattcatataatgatgataacaattttgaaagtaatttttgTCTATGAGCTGATATTTTATACCACCAATTTATTAGGGAGTATTCATTTCTTCAATAAGAATCaattatttgacattattttatGATGATTCAATTATTAGTAAGATTCAAAAAGCAATATCAACAATAACTTATAAACTGTATTAACCCTTCTTCTCTCCAGGGTTTGATctagatatatttaatttttttgtcatgtGGCCTACAATCCATGTGAATgagattatttctttaaatttcattcttttgtcACAGCAGTATTCTGTTATACCCTTAGGAAATCGATTTCTTTAGCATATATTCAGACAAAAAAATTGTTACACTGAAAACCAAGAAATAGTTAAGAATCTTTGAAGTTACTGTACTAAGATTTTCTGCATTatgatgttgcattttgtttaaTTAGGAAATTCATTATACTGGTATGAACATTTATTGGGCAAGAACCTGCTTGCaaatattaggaaagagaaaGGGCCTATAAAATAATCCTATTGGAAGATGTTTGGCAAGTCAACATTTTATGTCAGAAAGTGTCTTCTATTAGTATGGTCTAATTATCCATCTGAATGAGGCAGGTACGGAAGTAGGAAAAGAACTCAGAAAGATTTATTGGTGAAGATGAGCCCATGAGAGATATAGACTAAACTATGGAAGCTCATTTGTCAATAGCAGAAATGTATTAAAGTCAAGAAGAAAGCCACTGTATGCTATCAAGGATTTGTATCAGCAAGTTGTagtcaaataataaatatttgctgaaagtCAGCAAGAGCCAGAGAATCATCACTGTATTGTCTGAAACAAAAGTTGTGACTGCTCTCAAAAAAATTACTGAGCTTTTATTCatttggtataattttttttaggattctGCATGGATACtcacagaaatgaatgaaaatttagcAATACAAATAAGTCCTTTTCTAACATATCATATTATTCTTATAGAAAACATATAAGCTAACTCTATGATGCTAATGTTACTGATGTAGGATTGAAACATAGAAATTACTTGATATGCTGATCTTCATGCTGTTAGTGGGGAGCAAAGAGGGGTTCCATCTATTTGATCTTTGTATACCAACAAAAGCTCTCTCCTCCACATCTTATtggcatatatattatgtatgaagCTTTAAAGAACCAACATTTTCAAACTCTGATATAGATCagagtattttaaaaagatatgtttgtgtatgtttctctccttcccaattAGATTTCATCCAAAGCTTACGTTATTGTTTGTTCACTCCCAAATTAACACTGATTTTCAAAGAAGCCCTGTTTTTTGTAACATTAAGTTGATATATAATTGTATGAGTTTCACATCATAATCAGAAAGGAGGCGTTGATTTGCTGTCCAGGATGTATTCATAAGAACCATAGAATAGAGGAGGTATTAGGATCCCTTGCTTTTGAAACTGTTTTGAGTAAACTTATAAAAAATTTGTAGCTCAGGATTATTTTCTGGATTGGTTCAAAGCTGACTTTTTTGTCAATAAAGAATATATAAGTAGAGTCTATGAGATGGATAATATTGTCCTTGGGAAAACTGTTTCCCTAACACTTTCCTTTGGATGGGTGTTGCTATTCCCCTGATTTAGAAATCTCTTCACTTCTTAGGATCTCCATTAAGAACTGTATGCCTTTTGCCATGCTCAAAACCTGTGCTGGGAAAAAGTTCCCTATCAGTAACAATTGCATTTGTGAATATTTCTCTGTGCTCATAGATGTGCCGGTATTAAAGGCAACAGGATCATTGAAATGAACGAATTTATGAGCTTTGCAATTACAGTAACCTACTGCTGAAAAGAGTTCTTCAATGATATCTGACAAAACTAAGTACAGGTGCATCAGCACCACTGTCCACAATCGTGTGGATGTTGCCTGACAAATCCATTTTAGGCTCCAAAATTACAAGTGTTGTCATGGAGAAGTGACTATAGCAATAAATGATCAATAGGTGGATTTAGAAAAGTACAGAACAACCTCACCTTATAAAGGGAGATATTATTCAAATATAACAGAGATACACAGGTATAGatacagaaatacagagacacacaAGCATTGTATAGTCTCACAtagatgcatatacatatgcttgtatatgtgtaattatagatatctatgtatatgcatgaatacatttacatttttgtataagctcatttgtatatgtgtgtctgtttatatatatatgtactcacACAATAAgcctttatatatatgtatatatatatatttatatatagatatatatttaaaattatccttTTCTTCAAgtattgaaggaagaaaaggaagaaaagtggaaaaataaaatttaaaagtatatatcaGAAAACACGTAAAAAAAGACCAGAGATAAGGAAAAGATGGTGATCTCTGAACATgtgtcatatatattatatatagagagtCTTTTCATAAGAAAATTTCTTGCTTTATATTATAAATCCTTCCTTATGTCTTATTATGTATATGGCAAGGtggtcttttcctattttttattttatttataaatcctaaggaaacatatatttattaacttttttctggaaaaaaaattatcagatcaTATGAGTTTAGGTTTTATGTGGGCTATAACATATCAATGCCATTCTAAACAAAAGGCAAATATATTAACATAAGTATACAATCAAGTAAGTACATAAACACATGAGatataaagtataattaaaatctatatttacaaaaaaaaatacgaTACCCCCAATTAAGAATATTTGCAtcaagaaagtaaaacaaaaaaaatagaaaacttgtGCAACATATTTTCCAAAACTGTGTTTCTGTAACAACTAAGATCACTTCTTTGATGAGAAATGTGCAGAATCTAATTTTGAATTCTTGATTTTATAACagatatttctttcttcattcccaGGTCACTTTGGATCTCAATATCATTGTGTTCCACAGAATAAGGAATGAAGTCTAACGATGACATCCTCTGCATTTTATATATGCTTCAGATTATAATTGGAGTCTTTGGGAATGGTTTACTCCTTTTCCTGTTTGGCTTTAATTTAGTcactggtcaaaggataagacCACTTGAtacaatttttgttaatttgttcctCTCCCATATTGTCATGATTGTTTTCAGGGCAGTTCCTTCTGCAATCCAACTTTGTGTCCAGAAAATTTTCCTGAGTGACACTGAATGCAAAATCATTGTTTATCTGCAGAGAGTGTCCCGGGGACTTTCACTTTGCAATACCTGCCTCCTGAGTGTCTTCCAGGCCATCACCATCAGTTCCAACAGCCCCAAATGGGCAGTGCTGAAAGCCAAAGCACCAAAGTACATTATTCCATCCTGTGTCTTTATATGGGTATGCAATTTGCTGGTAGATTCTTTTGTGCCTCTAAGTGTGACTGCTATTAGGAATGACACAGTCAATAACCTTAAGAACAACCTAGAATATTGTTCTATAGACTGGCGTGTTCTTTCTACCTCAAAAGCACTTATCTGGAAGACACTTTATGATGCAGTATTTCTGGCATTAATGGCAATTTCCAGTGGCTACATGGTGTTCATTTTGTTCAGACACCACAGGCAAGTCCAACACTTTCGTAGCACTGGAGACAACCCTATTGCCACCCCAGAAACCAGAGCTACTAAAGTAATCTTGTTGCTCATGACTATCTTTGTATGCTTTTATTCAGTTAGTTCCATCAGtgttattttaatggaaaaatctAAAGATCCAAGCCAGTggattatatgtatacatatattttttactttattttactcAACAGTAAGTCCTTTTgttttaatcagtagtgattcaCAGATCCTCAATTGtaacattttcaaaagaattacatTTCTCAtcctcattctttaaaatcttagACTAGATACATTTAAAGCATGAaatttcaaagaggaaaataaattctaaaatctcAATTCAAAAGTTTTATTTGTGAAAGAGGATACTGGAGTAAAAgtgaaatttttcttcattaggAAATGAGCATTTTTCGTTTTCAGATACATTGTTCTGGCCACcaaaccaatatttttttttccaaagcagaAAGAGTAATGATAAATGACAGTTGGTACAAATTCCAAATTGTGTTTCCATCCCTCATAGAAGACACCTTAATTGGCACCAAGTTCAATTGACCAATTGACAAAAGAAGTTAAGGATTTGTACAGGTTTAACCAGACATgtgataaaaaattttaatgttatttttcattACTAGAAAATCACAGAACTTACCACTTTGTCTCTGTTCTCTAGATTTAGTCCATGACTTTTAATTTTCCTAATGCTTTTTTCTTACagtaatgagatttttaaaaacattttcctttttcctcaaatATATCTCAATTCTTCAGACATTATTAAAGAGGTGAATGAAACAGGGAGTATGTAAGGACACACCGAGtgagatagagaggcagagaggcagatagaaaaagagagacaaagagtgagacagagagacagagagagagaggtagacagagacaaagagagcagagagacagaaagacagagacagacagtagagagagatagagaaagacagacagactaacgcatagacaaagacagagatggacagagagaaagagagaatacttTGAAAAGTATTGATAGAAACGGTGTGGCTGTTCATTTGCTTGGGAGAATGGGAATAGTTAATTTTGTCTCTGAGATTCAAGATCCAATTTCTGGTCACAAAATTTACATTTTGGTGTTTTTGTCTAAGTTCTTTATATTctgcttatttttaatttttctctgaaaaattatTAGCaacaaattttattgtttttttttagaatgttCACATGCATCTCTTAATATGTCCACCTTCCTTTATCATTACTCACATGTTATGTTAATGAAATTGAAGCTCTTCCAAGGGAGGCTAAGTTAATACTAATAAAGATGCCATAATAATGCCATAACAGAACCATGTGACAAATTTTGGACGTTAGGGTTAAAATGTCTGTCatgttttatattctttgaatTACTGTTGGACAAGAAAGTATAGACCACCAATTTGACTGCACCCCATCCTTTATTGTGGTGGCGTAGTTATTGTATCCTTGAAACAGAACCTTTTCCTACCACCATTTCTGACATATATTCTACCACATCTGAAGCTGAGTGGATAGTGTAGTATTTCCAATGAAAGTGTTGATTTCAATTAAGCACGTCCCTCTTTGTTAATGCTAGATACTTGTTTCCATCCTGCTGTCACCATGACCATTGGGTAGCTTTAATTCATTGTAAGGGTCGGGGGAAAAGTCAGGTACCATGCAATCAGGAAGTAAACCGAGGCATCTAGTCTGAGATCCCCCCATGTGATTTGCTGTGAGTTAACAGGGACCCCTTCATGGGCAGAAACTCTGGTCACATAGAGATTGCACTATTAACAGGAGGTGtctccttctctgattggctCTGGGTATGACCTAGAGACCCTATTTAAGCTGTGGGGACTAGGATGTTGGTCCTCTTTCATTGGGAGCCCTGCTAGGAGTAGTAACTAAGAGTGTGCAGGAGGTCAGAGGGTAGGATGTAAACACATGAATAAATATCCTGAGCCTGCATACAACTACTCTCAAGTGCTCTATTGTGTATTTAAATCCTTGTTCCTATGAAATGATGGCCAAGGAACTCTGAATACCTCAGACACAGTTGACCTTGGTAAAATTGGTTTAAACACTGCAAAAGTGACCAGAGATTTCTCCGAGGGcttgggaattaggagagacttcCAGTAGTGAATGTCTTGTGGGCATTCACACTTTATGAGCCCTCTTGCTCAGAATTAAACTTAAACTTTAATTCAACTTCCTCTTCTCAAATAAGCATTATGTTAGAACCTGGAAGCTTGGAGTTTTCTACAGGAGAAATAAATCTCCATAGAGTTTTATTATTGAGCCAGGCTTTTGGATCAATTAAATCCAGGCAAAGCAAAGATAGGAGGAATTCACAGGAGAATTGGGAAATTTTAATTCAATCATCAGGCAACCAGGTGAAAGAAGGAATAGAGGACTTTATTTGAAATGactgcattagcaccctggataccttagaatcacccagagtcaggataagcaaaagtccttggtctttattcttggactttagtggtagaagtgaagggaatggatacATAGGATATCAAGGACCTCAATTCTTCatctcctgcccagaagtgaccctggctagtcttactccacctcctactattctctgtatacaccaaatgattgggccagcacaggatagtgggaaagaCCATTTTtttcaagcatattcttatattgtccaatcagtaattagccatAAGTGGCCAGatctcagtgcattaactcaagaatttcagccctttatatctccctctttttttttttttttttaatacagggGGTCACGCTCCCTTCCCCAGAGAtctcaggaatggaggtgaaaagcaccaaagggaaatggggattgCTGGCGGGTTTCTGGGCTAAAgcgtcttattagaaacaggtatgcacaaacccataagcatgggaggtattacacaagcacctagcaataatgcacaggctattagtgatgactttccctacagccagtgcaggctcaatgtggtgtaacaaacaagaactgtacatgcaagtagtgatataataaacaatatgaatcaacatggtcttgtaaaagagtTCCAGAATCCTAGAAGGAGAACATATAAACAATAGTCACACaaacaccttcttcagcagccaagagataatccaaaaccaatctattgtccattgcttcatgtgtcagggaatccaatgatctccacaagtttttgaagtcctgcaacagtctttttatatgttagttAATGATTCCTGgagattttgaagttctgcaacagtcttacaTTTGTAAGAAAATCCAGTGATtactgagggttttcaagtcctacaacagtcttatcatgtctcagaggatccaatgattcctgagggttttcaagtcctataacagtcattatgatgtctcagagaatccaaagattcctgagggttttgaagtccaacaatttttgatgtccatgagtcaaatgccataactacCAGgctctttcagtttcttttactTTTGGAGAAGTATcataatatctctgtttctcttctctgctCTTGCCAGCCCTTGAGGATTacaaggtatgccagtggtgtgtaaaatcttatattgtgcacaaaagtgtacaaaatgtttagaagtatatgcaggtccattgtttatttctattgcttGTGGTACCCCATAATtgtaaatgcttgtataaggaattaaGTGACGACTTGGGCTGTCtcttgctgctggtattgcaaaagtgaatcctgaaaagttgtctaccacaacgtggataaaagacagacaacccaaagatttataatgagtcacatccatttgccagatttcattaggtttgaaaccacaaggattcttccctggaggcagTGTAGGAGCttggaaaagaaggcaagctggacaggcttttcctatgctcctagcttcctctcttgttattccaaattataaaggtaaagctcgggcagcatgatgatatttaaaattagatGCTTGgtcttcttgaaataaaggagtgttGTCAACATAGTTAGAAgtctatctgcctttgaattaccttaaaaaataagacctggaagtccactatgagactggacatgcaagatataaatcttacctggatgctttctcacttgctcttgaagttccttaaagagctgatatatatgaGAGGCTAcgaattttatttgggctgtggcaattctttgtaccacatctactgaataggtaaaatcagatattatatttatatctcctggacaataagtaagagctagaatgattgcatacaattcattctgctgagtggattgaaaaggagttctgactactttcTTTATAGGTAAGTTATgagagtatacagtgcaaatgttatgtttggatccatctgtaaaaatagttggtcttttaagaggaactttagaaaccttttcttcaagaatcctttGCCAagtatgtaacagtctggttatctttaatggagactgatgtataaaatttggagccatggctaataaaatttgctactctgggatggtttcacagcacacattaacttgtgcattagtataaaaggtgtatatctggTCAGGTCTTaccccagataattgtactgcttgcttaatggcctttaataaaattctagccacaaacactgggtaaggagtaaggctttgttctggttgtgctgggagattcacccactctatcacactgtttccctgatgaaggactgctCTGGGgacctcttgtgtagcaaaaatcaatatttccaagggtttttgagtgactctttcaaccacattggataaagacaGTTTACCTTCTCTCAAAGACTCTTGAGcatcttttgtaagctggcgtggtgaggtTAAAGCACTGTCCCCCCTTAACATGTCATATAAGGGTTGCAATTGATAGGGTCAAGCTTAATACTGCACACAtgcattggatatctcctatcaatttctgaaagtcatttaaggtgtttagcttctctgttcttaagaagagtttttgtactgtaagcactttagggtatacttcatatcctaaatattgaaaaggagcatgtctttgaatttttctggagCTGTGTGCAAATTGTAGTTCCTtagtttccatggtcttttgtagacattctcctaacatttgttcctcaggtgcacatctcaatatatcatccatgtaatgtaataacattacttttggaaatgcttttcttactggagtaaaaacagcagcaacatacatttggcacatagtagggatgttttccattccctgtggcaaaactgtccattcataacttttataaggctcagctacaTTAATACtgagcactgaaaaggcaaatcttttcatatcctccttatctagagggatagattAGAAACAATCATTAAgatctataacccaaagaagccattctctaggcaatgaGTAGGAgttggaagtccaggctgaagagttcccatagtttctatctcttcatttacctttcttaaatcaatcagcatcctccattttccagatttctttcttacaacaaatacaggggaattccaaggacttagagaaggttgtaagtgacCTTGGTAAGTTGTCCTGTGCTATATCTAATAAtacctgaattttatcactacctaagggccactgttctatccacatttgtgtattagttttccattggatagaaaCAGTTTTAAGTGTTGGAAGGCCTTCAAAAGCAGTCCTGCTAAAAAATTAAAGTActaatttttaatcctaattgttgtaaaatgtctcttccccacagatggATAAGGATTTTTTCAAGTACAAATGGAGtactttttctccttcaaaagtccatcttaaagggatagcactaacttcagctgctattgattctactatgccagacatgtaggtgtctttCTTAATCCTTGGCCAGTGACTGAGTCAGTTGGTACCTCTAATGAATGTATGCTCTGCACCAGGGTCTACCAATTCTTCTAATggcatgccatttatatagatagtgagcataggttggtcaaaTGTCACAGCtactgtccagtatattcctggattttgttgcttgaaTTCAGAATCTCGgcgactgtcaccaggttgctgcttcttctcctggttgataattCACACATTGTCAACTTGTATTAGTGACTGAGATATTATTTACACATTCCCtggtttcccacatcagtgtatggatgcaCACTGTTTTCtaagtactctcaggagatgaaatggtaaagcctactgtgcctggaggcaaaggatccataggctggagaggaacagatttcacctcccCATGgggtatctcagttttcccaattgCATAAAACTCTatcctccccaattgtaatccctttttcccatcagGTTTCTTCCTGGCTgtttgattgtgtaatccctttctcccatcagattgcttcctggctgattgttCATGTCTGAGTACTGTACTTCTAAGCACTCTCTGGTatagcatcggctgccatcacaccccaagtgttttttgccttgggTCCTGGGGCTGGGCCGCCCATCGCGTTTCCTTTAATCTGTTTAGATGGAAGCCTCTGTAGCATTTTGGACATGGTGTATTGggtcttcttgttcttttttcttactctgtctctatgccaacattgagctttcagataccctactttaccacattgaaagcattgatgagtctctctgtaAGTCCCTTGCCAAAGGGGACACTGTCTTCCCATCTTGGGATCTTggaaagtctgcatcatagcctggatataaaaggcatttgttcccactgtggcacaatgtcttatgatctcctctaaaggagcatccttttgtagtcctagtataatccttctacaaacctcattagcattctctttagcaagttgccttatcataatgtctgttactgcattttcatcattagttcgtatgacagctgtctgtaAAATGTGTGAAGACCTCACCCTTGccatttttactggggagaaaagcccatgctttgatagcaacagcagcaatttgttcatatgttGCTAAAgtgtaattaatctgtactgaaatgtctgcctaagaacctacacctgttattTGGTCATAGGTGAATGGAGGATTAACTCCAGTATGACTATTTTTTGGGCTTGTATCCTGtggagctcactatattcagaaatccACAAGtattgtccaggttctaagcatgtcttttctatagatttccagtccctaggggttaacacttcataagccaaattctgtaatgacatcttaacataagctgatgtagtcccataaagagaacaag
Encoded here:
- the LOC141546209 gene encoding vomeronasal type-1 receptor 1-like produces the protein MKSNDDILCILYMLQIIIGVFGNGLLLFLFGFNLVTGQRIRPLDTIFVNLFLSHIVMIVFRAVPSAIQLCVQKIFLSDTECKIIVYLQRVSRGLSLCNTCLLSVFQAITISSNSPKWAVLKAKAPKYIIPSCVFIWVCNLLVDSFVPLSVTAIRNDTVNNLKNNLEYCSIDWRVLSTSKALIWKTLYDAVFLALMAISSGYMVFILFRHHRQVQHFRSTGDNPIATPETRATKVILLLMTIFVCFYSVSSISVILMEKSKDPSQWIICIHIFFTLFYSTVSPFVLISSDSQILNCNIFKRITFLILIL